CAAGCCAGACTTCACACCCGTTGGAGAGCATGGCTGATTCGCCTACGGACGAGGACAATCCACCGCCACCATTATCCGTAATAAAAGTGATCAAGCCTTCATCCCGGCAGATCAGTAAAAAATCGTGCATTTTTTTCTGGGTATAAGGATCACCAATCTGAACGTGGCCTGCCGGGGTATTCTCGGAAAAGCTTTTAGAAGAGGCGGTTACCCCGTGAATACCGTCTTTACCCACACGGCCACCGCTCATAATGATCAACTCTCCCGGAGCGGTGGTCTTCTCATGGCTTGGCTTGCCATTCACCGTTTTGGGCATAATGCCCAAAGCGGTCACAAAAACCAGAGCTTTGCCCATGTACCCCGGATCAAACAGGGTCTGGCCAAAAGTCGTGGGGACTCCGCTCTTATTCCCACCGTCCTTGACACCTTCAATCACGCCGTCAAGCAAACGCCGGGGGTGCAAAGGCGGCTTTAACGGACCGCTATAATTGATATCCCCCACACAGAATCCGAAACTGCCCATGAAGAGCTTGGAACCTAACCCAGTACCCATTGGGTCTCGGTAAACCCCCACAATCCCTGTGATGGCACCACCGTAGGCCTCCATGTTTGAAGGTGAGTTATGGGTTTCGCCGGTGATGACGTAATTATTTTCATCATCAAAAGACCCCACGCCGGCATTGTCCCATAACACGGAAACCACCCAGTCTTTATCCTCTTTCAGGGCCAAGGTCGGTGTTTTGATATAGGTTTTGAACAACGAATTTTCCACCGTGGTTTCACCGGTTTGAGTGTCCGTATACCTGAAAATGCCGTTAAACGTGTTGTGGCAGCAATGGTCGGATCGGGACTGGGAAATATATTCAAGCTCCACATCCGTAGGTTTTGACAATCCCATCTTTGCCCGATCAGCCAACACTTTTTCATCCAGGAAATATCCCCGGATTACAGGAATATCCCTGGGATTTAACGACAGGCTGCGCTCATGGGAAATCTGGGCAAGAATCTCATCGGTGTCAATATCCATGGTGTCAAAGCCGGGGGTGTGATTTAGAATAACCTTGGCAGGTTTTACATTTGCCCCGATCTTTGTATCCCACTCATCTTTGCTGAACACCTTGTACTGTTGGATAATACCATTTGACAGAATCTGGCCCGCAATTATTTCAGCATCCGCCCGGGTCAGATCTGCCCCGGTCAGGCAGTATCGCTTTGATGTATAGATATTTTCATGGGACGTGAACTCTTTTTTAAGAAGATCGCTGACCGCTTCCACAGCCGTAGCCCCTGCATTATCCCGGACCCCCGGACGAAAGCCGACCCAGATACAAAAATTAAAATCTATCTCTAAGGGAGAAAGACTGGACTGCTGTATAACCGGATTGGTAAACACCTCCCGACGTATGGTTTCCAGTTCATCCGGCCCCAAATCAGACTCTACAGTCACGATATTGATGCATCGGGCATCGTCTATTTTTATGCCGAAATACCTATTGGCTTTTTTCACCAGGGAGTGGCCTTCGGCATCCCTTAAATCCTTTTTTAACGTGATTTCGATGTTGGAAATCATTGTAATCCACCGTTGAATAATTTGACTATGTCATTATAAAAGACAAAGATCATTAAAGTCATCAGCACAGCGGCCCCGAATTGAACCATTTTCTCACGCACCCGGGTACTGACAGGGCTGCCTTTAACCGCCTCAATACTTAAAAACAAAAGATGCCCCCCATCTAAAACCGGGATGGGAAACAGATTGATGATGCCAAGATTTACAGAGATAAGCGCGATAAACCATACAAAATTTTCAAAGCCGGCCTTAGCCTGGTCTCCAGCCATTTTGGCAATCATGATAGGGCCGCCCAGGTTGTCGGCCGACACGGCCCCAGTAAACATTTTCACCACGGATAAAATCGTCAATTTCACCATCCCGTAAGTGTCTGATACGGCCCTGACCGCAGCTTCAACAGGATTTAAAGGGTGATGAAAGGTTTCTCCGGTACCGATAATGCCAATCACATACCTGTCCACGGTTTCCCCAAACAAATTTTTCTCTTCATGCGTTCGAGGTGTAATCGTATAGGTATGCACCTCCCCTTCGCGTTCCACAAGAAAAGCCAAAGATTTGCCCGCACTTTTGGAGACAATCCTGGAAATATCCTCAAAAGACTGAATTGGGAGGCTGTCAATTTCCTTGATAACATCTCCCTTTTTAATACCTGCCGACATAGCCGCAGACTTATCCACCACCTGACCGACCTGGGGCAGTCCCATATAAACGCCGATGGATTGATATAAGAGGAAAAAAATCACGATGGCCAGAAAAAAATTAAATGCCGGGCCGGCTGCGGCAATCAGCGCCCTTTGTCCTACAGTTTTATGGGTAAAGGAAAGATGATGATCTTTTTCCGCCAAGCTCTGGGCAGCACCGGGCTCCTCCCCGGTCATTTTCACGTATCCACCCAAAGGAATGGCTGAGATACAATAGTCGGTCATCCCGCGTTTAATTTTCAAAATCTTTGGTCCAAACCCAAGGGAAAAAACCTCAACCCCGACACCGCAGGCCCGGGCGACAAGAAAATGCCCCAATTCATGGACAAAAACCAATACGCCGATAACAATGATAAATGCAAAAAAGGAGTATCCCATTTCGATTTTCCTAAAATTTGTTACTTAGTGTCAGTCCCCAAAACCTTTGTCTTTGGCCGCAAAGTTTTCCAAATGCATAATTTCTCGCAACGCAGCAAATGGGGTGATTTCGTTCAGACATGAAGACGTTGGACCAAAGATCGTGTTTCTTCCCTGGCCCAGCGATCAGCCTCAATAATACCTGAAAGCTCAGGATTGTCAATGCAGGTATGGGCATCCATAACCTCACGAATCAGGGTAAAAATATCCGGAAAGCCGATATATTCTTTAAGGAAAGCGTCAACAACAATTTCATTGGCTGCATTCATAACAGCAGGCAGGGTCCCGCCCCTGCGACAGGCTTCACAGGCAAACCCCAGGGATGGAAAGCGTTTTGTATCAGGATCATTAAAAGTCAATCCGGACATGCCGGCAAAATCAGGGAAATTTAAATCAAGATCTACACGTTCCGGATAGGAAAAAGCATAGGCAATGGCATGCATCATGTCGGGTTTTCCCAATTGCGCTATAACACCGCCATCTTTAAACCCCACCATTGAATGAACAATGCTCTGGGGGTGAATGACCACCTGGATCTGTTCAACACTGACATCAAAAAGCCGAACCGCTTCAATAACCTCAAGGGCTTTGTTCATGAGGGTAGCCGAATCAATGGAAATTTTAGCTCCCATGTTCCATGTGGGATGAGCCAGGGCTTGGGCAGGTGTAATCTGCTTGAATTGATCATAAGGCAAAGCTCTGAAAGGACCGCCTGAGGCCGTAAGGAATATTTTCCTAAGATCGTGTTTCCGGTTTCCCTGAAGGCATTG
This window of the uncultured Desulfobacter sp. genome carries:
- a CDS encoding AIR synthase-related protein; this encodes MISNIEITLKKDLRDAEGHSLVKKANRYFGIKIDDARCINIVTVESDLGPDELETIRREVFTNPVIQQSSLSPLEIDFNFCIWVGFRPGVRDNAGATAVEAVSDLLKKEFTSHENIYTSKRYCLTGADLTRADAEIIAGQILSNGIIQQYKVFSKDEWDTKIGANVKPAKVILNHTPGFDTMDIDTDEILAQISHERSLSLNPRDIPVIRGYFLDEKVLADRAKMGLSKPTDVELEYISQSRSDHCCHNTFNGIFRYTDTQTGETTVENSLFKTYIKTPTLALKEDKDWVVSVLWDNAGVGSFDDENNYVITGETHNSPSNMEAYGGAITGIVGVYRDPMGTGLGSKLFMGSFGFCVGDINYSGPLKPPLHPRRLLDGVIEGVKDGGNKSGVPTTFGQTLFDPGYMGKALVFVTALGIMPKTVNGKPSHEKTTAPGELIIMSGGRVGKDGIHGVTASSKSFSENTPAGHVQIGDPYTQKKMHDFLLICRDEGLITFITDNGGGGLSSSVGESAMLSNGCEVWLDKVPLKYEGLDMWEIWISESQERMTIAIKPENLDRFMALSDLHEVESTVIGKYTDSGKLHIKYQDQTCAYVDMDLLDKGFPAWEFEAVWIPPVDRGLTEPVISTPADYNGLIEQMLARPNICSKEWIIRQYDHEVQGGSVIKPLVGINRNIPTDASVTRPVITSERGLAFSQSILPWYSKIDAYHMMACTIDEAVRRLIAVGGSLDHIGGVDNFCWPDIGYDATSNPDGKFKAAQLVRACRALKDACMAYGIPLLSGKDSMYVDGHLEGAFGERIKVSALETVQFSAVSLVSDVSRCVTLEPKTAGDAVYVLGSTGDELGASEYYEMYDKTGLNVPCVDFSKLKTLYKALEKAIDTELIASCHAVGRGGLGVHFSLVAMGGGLGLDIDLAGLSMTNDLPLSNDKALFSESAGRFIVTVSQDKKQTFEKLCKGLPCACLGTVTDSHDHLKIASDGNLLADMSIATLDSAFNKTFGDKI
- the rseP gene encoding RIP metalloprotease RseP — protein: MGYSFFAFIIVIGVLVFVHELGHFLVARACGVGVEVFSLGFGPKILKIKRGMTDYCISAIPLGGYVKMTGEEPGAAQSLAEKDHHLSFTHKTVGQRALIAAAGPAFNFFLAIVIFFLLYQSIGVYMGLPQVGQVVDKSAAMSAGIKKGDVIKEIDSLPIQSFEDISRIVSKSAGKSLAFLVEREGEVHTYTITPRTHEEKNLFGETVDRYVIGIIGTGETFHHPLNPVEAAVRAVSDTYGMVKLTILSVVKMFTGAVSADNLGGPIMIAKMAGDQAKAGFENFVWFIALISVNLGIINLFPIPVLDGGHLLFLSIEAVKGSPVSTRVREKMVQFGAAVLMTLMIFVFYNDIVKLFNGGLQ
- a CDS encoding 1-deoxy-D-xylulose-5-phosphate reductoisomerase; the encoded protein is MKSLTILGSTGSIGTSALKVVGMHPDKFTVKCLTCATNIDLLTVQIKQFMPDMVAVLDEQSADRLSKKLSGRFCPEILWGEAGFIAAAQWTDSDMVLAAMVGAAGLAPALAAIDAGKQLALANKETLVMAGDIVMARAHEKGVDVLPVDSEHCAIFQCLQGNRKHDLRKIFLTASGGPFRALPYDQFKQITPAQALAHPTWNMGAKISIDSATLMNKALEVIEAVRLFDVSVEQIQVVIHPQSIVHSMVGFKDGGVIAQLGKPDMMHAIAYAFSYPERVDLDLNFPDFAGMSGLTFNDPDTKRFPSLGFACEACRRGGTLPAVMNAANEIVVDAFLKEYIGFPDIFTLIREVMDAHTCIDNPELSGIIEADRWAREETRSLVQRLHV